CCGTCGTCATTTCCGGCCTCGCCAAGGGCGGTTTCGCGGGGGCGGGGGCGCTGGCAATGCCGATCATGGCGCTGGGCGTCGATCCGGTGCGCGGGGCGGCGATCCTGCTGCCGATCCTGATCCTGCAGGATGCCGTGAGTGTCTGGGCGTTCCGGCGGACTTGGGACGGCCATATATTGCGGGTCATGCTGCCCGGCATGGCCGCCGGCGTGGGCCTTGGCTATGTCTTCGCGGCGCAGGTGTCGGAAAGCGCGGTGTTGGGGGCGTTGGGCGCCATTTCGGTGCTGTTCGGGCTGCAACGATTGTGGGTGGAGCGCGGCGGGGCGATCGTGCTGCCGTCCAATTCACCCGACTGGACAGGTGTCCTGTTCGGTGTCGCCAGCGGCTTTACCAGCCAGATCGCCCATGCCGGGTCGCCGCCCTTCCAGATGTGGGTGCTGCCCAAAAAGCTGCCGCGCGACATGCTGGTGGGGACGACCGCAGTTGCCTTCGCCACGATGAACTGGATGAAGGTGCCCGCCTATGCGGCGCTGGGGCAGTTCACGCGCGCGAACCTGACGGCGACGGCCATGCTGGCGCCAGTGGCGATCGCCGCGACTTTCGCGGGGGTGGCACTGGTGCGACGGGTCGACGCCGCGCGCTTCTACACGCTCATCTATGTGCTGATGGTGCTGCTGGGCATCAAGCTGGTGGCGGATGCGCTGATGGCCTGAAAAGCTACCGTCATGCCGGACCTGATCCGGCATCCAGGGCGGTTTGCGCCGACCCTGGATCCTGACTTTCGTCAGGATGACGGCAGGCAGATACCTATTCCTTCTCGCGCTTCTTGCGATGGGTGTCGAGGTCGAGGACGGTGGTGTCCAGCCCTTCGGGCAGCAGGCCCAGGCGGCGCGCTACTTCCTGATAGGCTTCGACTTCACCGCCCAGATCGCGACGGAACCGGTCCTTGTCCAGCTTCTCGTTCGTCGCCGCATCCCACAGGCGGCAGCCGTCCGGGCTGATCTCGTCGGCCAGGATGACGCGGCTGTAATCGCCGTCATAGAGGCGGCCGAATTCCAGCTTGAAGTCGATCAGGCGGATGCCGATGCCGGCGAACAGGCCGCACATGAAGTCGTTGATGCGGATCGCCATGTCGGCGATGTCGTGCATTTCTTCCTGCGTGGCCCAGCCGAAGCAGGCGATATGCTCTTCGGATACGAGCGGGTCGCCCAGCGCATCGTCCTTGTAGCAATATTCGATCAGGGTGCGGGGGAGCTGCGTGCCTTCCTCGATGCCCAGCTTCTTGCTGAGCGAACCGGCGGCGACGTTGCGCACCACGACTTCGATCGGCACGATCTCGACCTGACGCACCAGTTGCTCGCGCATGTTGAGGCGGCGGATGAAGTGGGTCGGTACGCCGATCTGGCCGAGCAGGGTGAAGATATGCTCGGAAATACGGTTGTTGAGCACGCCCTTGCCGGAGATGGTGCCCTTCTTCTGCGCATTGAAGGCGGTGGCGTCATCCTTGAAATATTGGATGATCGTGCCTGGCTCCGGACCTTCGTAAAGGATCTTTGCCTTGCCTTCGTAGATCTGGCGGCGACGGGCCATGCGCGTTCCTGTCTTGTCTCTGAAAACATTGCGCCCCGGCAATCGCGAATCGGAAAGGATCAGCGGGTGCCGGGGCTGCTCGGCAGGCCCATAGAACAAAGTAGACGGGGGTGCAATTGCGGTGGCTATTCTGCTCGACGTCGCCGCAGCCAGCGCATCGTATATTCCAGTCCGATGAGTGGGCCGCCGCAAACAGCCGCTAAAAAACCGAGATAAAGGCCGTAAAATGGCGCGCCGAGAGGTGCGGTCGACCGGCTGGTGAAATCGCCACTCACTAGGAAGCGATACAGTATAATAAGCATGACGACGGATGCGGCCGCAAATATGATTTTGAGGGGAATATATCTGGAAAACCAAATATATAACGCCATGACGAGTTGCGCCGCGCCGAGAAATGGCATCAGGAACAGAAATCCGAGAGGCGCGATTATGATTGTGCCCCAATCCCAGTCCGAGGGGTTCCCTAAAATGATGAAAAACATCGCAGTGCTTACAAAGGGAAGCGCGGCGGCGAATGCTAAAATTTTGTTCTTAAAGGTGTCTGCAAACATCTGGGGATTGTGGCAGATGTTGCGCAGAGTTCAATCTATTCGTAACTTTGAGTCCGGCTACGCCTCCTTCATCTTCCGATAGGCGTCGAACAGCGTCAGGAACCGGTCGATATCCGCCTTGCTGAGGAAATAGGGCGTGGCGAGGCGCAGCTTGCTGGGGTTGCCGCCGCGAATGCGGACCTTGTGGTTGGTCCAGAGCCAGTCCTGCAATTCCATCCGCTGGATCGAGGGCATGTTGACCGTGGCGATCGCGCCGCGCAGCGCGGGATCGGCCGAGGTCCAGCTTTCCGCGCCGCGCTTCATCATTTCGGCATGGATATAGTCGGCCAGGCTGCGGTTGCGTGCCTCGATCCGGTCCATGCCGATCATGCTGGCGAAGGCTATGGCGGCATTGAGGCCCATGAGCGTGGGGATGCAGGATGATCCGATCTGCATATAACGGTCGGCCATGCGCGTGGGATCGTCATAGCCGCCGGTGGCAATTGTGTTCCACACCCGGTCCATCACGCCCTTGTCGCGTAGGTAGAGGAAGCCCGTCCCCTTGGTGGCGAATAGCCATTTGTGCATCGATCCGGTATAAAGGTCGCAGCCTATGTCATTGAGATCGACCTTTATCATGCCGGGCGCATGGGCGCCGTCGAAAGCGGAGACGATCCCCTTCGATCGGGCGAGCGCAGCGATCTCCTTGGCCGGCAGCACCACGCCAGTCGCGGTGCTGATATGGCTGACGAAGATAATCCGCGTCCGGGGCGTGATCGCGTCGTTGATGCGGTTAAGGATTTCGGCCGCGTCTTTGGGTGGCTTGGGCATGGCGAATTTCTTCACCACCACGCCATAGCGGCGCTGGCGCAGCATCCAGGGCATTTCGCCCGATCCATGTTCCTCGTCGGAAATCAGCACTTCGTCGCTGGCTTTCATGTCGAAGCCGCCCGCGACATAGCTGTTCGCCTCCGTACAGTTGCGCAGGATCGCCATCTGTTCAACCCGCGCGCCCATGAAATCGGCGAAGGGCCGGCGATATTCGTCCCATGATCCATAGCCCCAGATCGGATAATCCTCCGACCCCGGCTGGGTCATCTGCTCGGTCGATTGAAAGCCGTCGAAAATGGCCTTCAGCACCGGGCGCGGCGAGGAGCCGACCGTGCCGACATTAAGGTTCACCACGTCTGCCGGGATCAGGAACTGGCGGCGCAACGAGGCCCAATAGGCGTCCTCATCCCTGCTATGGAGATCGGCGGCGGGCAGGGGGACGGATTGCAGCGCCTGAGCGCCGATCGGCTGGGCGAGGGAGGCGGCAGCGGCGCTGCCTAGGAAGGAACGGCGGTCGAGCATCGGGCACCTCTTGCGCAATGCGGGCCGGGACGGTCCCTGCATTGTCCTGCGCAAGGTTGAACGATGCTCCGGCGGAAATCCACCTGTCCCCCGTTCAGGCGGCTACGACGGTTTCCCCTGCGCCATAATAGGCGCTCTCGTCCAATATCCCCTCGCGCTTGGCGACCAGCGTCGCGACCAGCACCTGGCCGGCGACATTGACGGCGGTGCGGCCCATGTCGAGGATCGGGTCGATGGCGAGCAGCAGCCCCGCGCCTTCCAGCGGCAGGCCCAGGGTCGAAAGGGTGAGGGTCAGCATCACGATCGCGCCGGTGAGGCCCGCGGTCGCGGCCGATCCGATCACGGACACGAAGACGATCAGCACATAGTCGATGAAATGGAGCGGGATGCCGTAGAAACCCGCGACGAAGATGGCCGCGAGCGCGGGATAGATCGACGCGCAGCCGTCCATCTTGGTGGTGGAGGCCAGCGGGATGGCGAAGGCGGCATAACCCTTGTCGACGCCCAGCCGTTCGGTCACGGTTTCAGTGACGGGCAGGGTGCCGACCGAGGAGCGCGATACGAAGCCGAGCTGGATCGCCGGCCATGCCTTGGCGAAGAAGGGGCCGGGTTTCAGGCCGTTGGCGATCAGCAGGGTCGGGTAGACGACCAGCAGCACCAACGCGAGGCC
This genomic stretch from Sphingobium sp. BYY-5 harbors:
- a CDS encoding sulfite exporter TauE/SafE family protein, which encodes MNPDYLYFACAVVAVVISGLAKGGFAGAGALAMPIMALGVDPVRGAAILLPILILQDAVSVWAFRRTWDGHILRVMLPGMAAGVGLGYVFAAQVSESAVLGALGAISVLFGLQRLWVERGGAIVLPSNSPDWTGVLFGVASGFTSQIAHAGSPPFQMWVLPKKLPRDMLVGTTAVAFATMNWMKVPAYAALGQFTRANLTATAMLAPVAIAATFAGVALVRRVDAARFYTLIYVLMVLLGIKLVADALMA
- the purC gene encoding phosphoribosylaminoimidazolesuccinocarboxamide synthase produces the protein MARRRQIYEGKAKILYEGPEPGTIIQYFKDDATAFNAQKKGTISGKGVLNNRISEHIFTLLGQIGVPTHFIRRLNMREQLVRQVEIVPIEVVVRNVAAGSLSKKLGIEEGTQLPRTLIEYCYKDDALGDPLVSEEHIACFGWATQEEMHDIADMAIRINDFMCGLFAGIGIRLIDFKLEFGRLYDGDYSRVILADEISPDGCRLWDAATNEKLDKDRFRRDLGGEVEAYQEVARRLGLLPEGLDTTVLDLDTHRKKREKE
- a CDS encoding aminotransferase class V-fold PLP-dependent enzyme, yielding MLDRRSFLGSAAAASLAQPIGAQALQSVPLPAADLHSRDEDAYWASLRRQFLIPADVVNLNVGTVGSSPRPVLKAIFDGFQSTEQMTQPGSEDYPIWGYGSWDEYRRPFADFMGARVEQMAILRNCTEANSYVAGGFDMKASDEVLISDEEHGSGEMPWMLRQRRYGVVVKKFAMPKPPKDAAEILNRINDAITPRTRIIFVSHISTATGVVLPAKEIAALARSKGIVSAFDGAHAPGMIKVDLNDIGCDLYTGSMHKWLFATKGTGFLYLRDKGVMDRVWNTIATGGYDDPTRMADRYMQIGSSCIPTLMGLNAAIAFASMIGMDRIEARNRSLADYIHAEMMKRGAESWTSADPALRGAIATVNMPSIQRMELQDWLWTNHKVRIRGGNPSKLRLATPYFLSKADIDRFLTLFDAYRKMKEA